The segment CACACAGGACGCTGAGATACACAACTGATTTGGGGATCATTCCTGATTTGACATCAGCGTACACCTTTTGAGAAATGACCATTTTCTCCACGTGCAGCATGGAAAGATAGCTTCCAACTTCAGACCCTTGTCATATTTTGTTGCGTTAATGACCTGAAGGGCTCAGCACCGAGGCTGAACATCATGCCTGGGAGCCACCACAGTTTGATGGCGCTATCAGCGGGACTCAAAGAGGCTCTCCACGTTGGTAGCGTGCATTTATTAACCAACACAACAAACCACCACGTTGACAGAAGGACGTTAGCCACATAACTCGCATCGCCACGCTCCTAAGGCCAAACACAACTCCTCGCCACCTCGAAGGCTCCCCACCACGGCAGACCCCATGCCttggggcagcaccagggggaCAACCCGGCCGTGCGGctcagcccccctccccgcaccctTCACCTTCCCgctccctccttttcccttgggggcccagcagctgccccaaaGGAGCCCACACCACACCTTGCGGCCCCACAACGCTACCCCCTTTTGGGACCAGATGACCCTTGAGGTCTCTTCCGACCCGAACGACTGAGGACTCTAATTAGCAGAAGCCCCCCCATTCCCAGAGCCCCCCCATTCCCTGACACGGCCCCCCCAGAAGCCACGGGCAGCCatctcccctcagcccctcggTGCTCCAGGAGGGAGCACAAAATGGCCGCCCTCCCTCAGGGCCCCTCAGCCTCCGTCCTGGGGCTgcgccgggagggggggggggtgaggctgggcCCCCTTTTGGGGTCTTCTTGAccaacaaaatggaaatgttgaAGGACTGGGGTGGAAAAGGGGATTTTGTGGTTTTACAGCATGCGGGAACGTGCAAAATGTCAAGAAGTTGCATGGAAAAAGGAGGGATCACACCCCAGCCCCGTATGGAGAGAATAAAGTTTTAGTTtggtatattttgttttgagaggATAAAGTTTTGAGAAGACATCCTTTTATTTCGGTCAAGATTGATTTTGGGAAAATCCAGCCTTTTCAGCCCAAAATCTCCCTTGGAGGTCAGAAAACCTCCTTAGACTGTGCCCGGAGCAGTTTAAAAGGTTTAGGGCTGCGCTTTCATGAGGCACTGCTCCAAATTACATGGAGAGATCTTTCCAACCTTCAAGATTTTAGAATTCCAGGCTCAAAAAACTCGTTTAACATCCAAACACCACTTTATTAAACCCACTCCTCCCTTTccaggaccccaaaacctcACTGCATGATTAAACCTCCTTTTTCACACCAAATCCCATTTCTCAGTGCGAGGGGACCCGGTTTTTAGGGTCCAAATCCTCATTTGTGGgtttcaaaaccttttctttcaattctAAGCCCATTTCTGAGGGCTTAATGGGGAAACCCTGCACCCCATGGGGGGGATTCTGCTGCGTCAGGAGGCTTGGGGGAGAttgaggggttttggggtgttccGGGAGGCCGACGAGGCCGTGAGGTggtggggctgaggctgggccCCCATTTTGGGGTCCCGTATCCGGGTGGTGCCGTTGCCAGGGTCCCTTTGTGACGTAGGGGGGGGTCCCTTTGTGACATAGGGGGGGTCCCTTTGTGACGTAGGGGGGGTCTCACTTTAAAAGCCGTGgcagcagctccgtgccctCATTGCCTGTCACGACAGGGCAGGAGCGAGAAGGAGCGAGCCGGAGCGCCCTGAGAGCGTTGCTTGATCGCGTCCCTTCGCGCCCACCCCCCCTTGAGAGCCATGTCAGGCAAACCCCCCCGTCGGCCTCGCGTGGCCTGGGTGGACAGCTGGGCCACCCCCATCGACGAGTCCTCCTACATCACGCccgaggatgaggaggaggaagaggtggcgGTGCCGCGTGGCCGTGAGTGCAGGACCCCCTCCCTTTCACAAAGGCACCcggctcccccccaccccccgggGGGGTCGCCAGCACCCCCCCTGATCGCCCCCCTTGCTCTCTGCCCGCAGCCTTCGACGACCTGGAGGTGTAcgtgctggaggaggaggccgTGCACACCATCGACGAGTTCGTCAAGACCTGGATGGAGGTAaaagctgggtgctggggggctgtgtgtggggtggggggggtgctCCCAGCTCTGGGGGCCCCCCCTGACCACTGGGGGTTTGTGGCGCAGATCCCGCAGGGCGAGGAGCAGAAGATGAAGTTCCTGGAGAGCATCTGCAGCGTCTGCACCACCGCCCGCGAGTCGGGGCTGTCCGGCGGCTTCGCCGACTTCTGCAACCGCTGCAACTTGTGCAGACATCTGCaggtgagctgggggggggtgagACAAGGCGGGGGGGCACCCGAGGGGACCGCcgcacccttgggtgccagctcccaccccctctctctctccccccgcaGCGGCTGATAGAGAAGGAGCccctggaccagctggagacGGCGGTGCGGGAGCAGGCCATGCTGGCTGTCGCTGCCCTCAGGTAGGCGCAGGGCGCCaaggggggggattttggggacggaggggggattttggggacagaggggggattttggggttgggAGGGGGATTCTGGGGAGGGCCTGGCCCTGGGGGCCACGCCTcagcccctctgtgccccccccgcaGCTCGCTGCAGGTGATCTCTGAGGACAGCATGCAGCGGCTGCTCACCGCCTGCTTCAGGAGCGTCTTCATGCTGCCCCCCAAGGAGAAGCTCAGCGCGCGCAACTTCGTCATGGTGGGTGCTGCGCCCCCTCCTCGTGCCCCCCCCCATgcagggtgtgtgtgggggggtccccggggtcCTTCCCGGGGGCTCACCCGTTGGTTTCCCCCCCACACAGACGATGCACGCCATGGACAgcatgctgcagctgctgctgctcagcccgcCCACCACCAGCTTCCCCTCCAAGCTGCAGAGCATCGTGAAGGTCTGGCCCGTGCCGGGGGGGCTTCTCCTCACCTGGGGGGGGTCTCCTCACCTGGGGAGGGTTCTCCTCACCTGGGGAGGTTGTCATCACCTGGGGGGGGTCTCATCACCTGGGGGCGGGTCTCCTTATCTGGGGGGTTCTCGTCACCTGGGGGGGGTCGCATAACCCCGGGGGGCTTCTCATCATCCTGAGggtctccccaccccccccaagtTGCCCCCCTGCTTTCTGAGGgtctccccagccccccaagtTGCCCCCCTGCTTTCCGAGGGTCTCCCCAGCCCCCCGAGGgtcccccccccgacccccagCCCTCATCTCCCGTCGTGTCCCCGCAGGCACTGCTGCGTTTCTGCACCTCGACCAGCGCACTGCCCCGCCGCCGCGCCATGATGCGGCTCCACAAGATCGGCGACTTCCTGGGCAAGTGCTCCTCACTGGAGGTCAGTGGCTTCTCCCCTTTCCCCgtgcccctccccgcagccccgtgGCCCCCCCTGGCTGAGCTGTGTCCCCCCCTTTTCGCAGCCCTTCGGCAggtacctgctggagcagcagcgcACGGACCTGATGCTGACCTGCCTGGAGGTGGTGTCACAtgaggtgcctgaggaggacGAGCAGTGGGTCTCCTTCTTGCTGAACGCGGCGCGGGAGGACCCCATCAGCTGGTTTGCGTCGGTGAGTgcccccccaaaccctaaacGAGGccggggaaggagaggagaggccacTTCTCACcccccgtgtgtgtgtgtgtttgtcctCTTTGCCGCCAGGTCCCGCACTTCGTCATCTTCTTCCGCAAGaagctggtggaggagctgacgCCCGCCGTgcgccagaagctgctggaggtgctggtccTCATGACACGGTGCTATCCCCACTCCGCCACCATGTCCATACTCTTCATCTGCCCCTCAAGACTGAGGTACCGGCCCCCCAGCCTCCCGAAAACCCCACAGGGCCCCCGACACCCCGCAGGGCCCCTCAACAGCCCCTGTCTGTGCCCGCAGATCCTCAATGGAGATGTGGGAGGAGATTTTCAGCACGCCTGGCATGCCGAAGAAGCTCCTGAACgagatttgcatgctgctgcGCGACAATACCATACGTGCGCACTTTGGGATGACCGAGGACTACGAAATCCTCCAGCTCGGCCTCATGCAGACCCTGAGCCCCGAGGACCCCATCCCCGCCGTGCTACAGGACGTGGAGTGCCTGAAGAGATGCATCAGGAACACCAACTTCCACCTGCTCTGGATCGCACTCAAAGGGCTGGCGGCGATGCTGGAGAGGCCCAAGATGGTGAGCGCACCCCCCCATACCCTCCCCCACACACCCtgcccttccccatccccatccccatccccatccccatccccatccccatccccggcGGCCTCCTCACGCCCTGGGCTCgctgctgtcattgcagggGCTAACGGGGATTATCCTGCTGCCTGACGTCCTGAAAACCCTGCGGTTCGGCAACCCCCACATCAcggcggcggcgctggcggtgtgctgcagggtcctgcGCGCCCTGATGAAGAAGTCGGCCAGCATCACTTCCCTGCGGCTGGTCGATCTGCTCACGCCTTACTTGGACAACGTAAGGGGGGGGGCGAGGCTCCTGCGgcacccaccccgtgccacGGCTGGGCGGGCGAGGATCGCTCAGCCtccatcctcctcttcctcttccaggaGGCCGACATGGTACGGGAGAATGCCATGAAGCTCTTCAGCGCGTGCATGGAGCGTGTGCTGTGGAAGCACCgcagaaagatgtggaagaaagtgcACAACGTCCTGCTGACCCTCTACCTCCGCATGAGCGAGGAGAACCCGAGCGTGGCCAAGGTGAGTGGCGcccatggggtgggggggggctcgcGGCAGGGCCGGAGGCAGGCGGCGAGGAGCCGGCGccaattccctgcctctgctgc is part of the Anas acuta chromosome W, bAnaAcu1.1, whole genome shotgun sequence genome and harbors:
- the LOC137846982 gene encoding uncharacterized protein; its protein translation is MEMWEEIFSTPGMPKKLLNEICMLLRDNTIRAHFGMTEDYEILQLGLMQTLSPEDPIPAVLQDVECLKRCIRNTNFHLLWIALKGLAAMLERPKMGLTGIILLPDVLKTLRFGNPHITAAALAVCCRVLRALMKKSASITSLRLVDLLTPYLDNEADMVRENAMKLFSACMERVLWKHRRKMWKKVHNVLLTLYLRMSEENPSVAKGSRQNITGTRVKRKCTK